From Denitrovibrio acetiphilus DSM 12809, the proteins below share one genomic window:
- a CDS encoding IS3 family transposase (programmed frameshift) has translation MKKSRFTETQIISILNEADAGMLVKDICRKHGISDATYYNWKSKYGGMTASDLKKMKDMEQELSQLKKMYADLALENKAMKDLIEKKPLRPQERRDAVTFLVNEHSLSVSQSCRCASLSRSAYYKPVVVNTDDILVINALNELVKKHSRWGFWKLFKVLRKKYPWNHKRVYRVYCQMKLNQKRRAKKRLPKRENNSLFVPELPNQVWSADFVSDSLYSGKRFRTFNIIDDCNREAVHIEIDTSLTSRRLISVFEKISLERGLPEVLRCDNGPEFLGAEFVSWAEDAGMKIMYIQPGKPNQNAYIERFNRTYRTEVLDLYLFDNLAEVREVTYWWMIEYNEERPHDALDDMTPIEYMMKKQKTLV, from the exons TTGAAGAAATCACGATTCACCGAAACACAGATCATCTCGATTCTTAACGAAGCGGATGCCGGAATGCTGGTAAAAGATATCTGCCGTAAGCATGGTATATCTGACGCAACATATTACAACTGGAAATCTAAATACGGAGGCATGACTGCATCTGATCTTAAAAAGATGAAAGATATGGAGCAGGAGCTTTCTCAGCTAAAAAAGATGTATGCAGACCTCGCTTTAGAAAATAAAGCAATGAAGGACTTAATAGAAAAAAAGC CTCTAAGGCCGCAGGAAAGACGTGATGCTGTTACTTTCTTGGTAAATGAGCATAGTCTTTCTGTTTCACAGAGCTGCCGTTGTGCAAGTCTCTCAAGGTCGGCCTATTATAAGCCTGTTGTTGTTAATACAGACGATATTCTTGTGATAAATGCGCTGAATGAACTTGTAAAGAAGCACTCTCGTTGGGGCTTCTGGAAGCTCTTTAAGGTGCTTAGGAAGAAGTATCCTTGGAATCATAAACGAGTCTACAGGGTTTACTGCCAGATGAAGCTTAATCAGAAGCGCAGGGCAAAGAAAAGACTGCCTAAAAGGGAGAATAATTCTCTGTTTGTGCCAGAACTGCCTAATCAGGTTTGGTCAGCAGACTTTGTAAGTGACAGCCTGTATTCTGGAAAAAGATTCAGGACGTTTAATATCATAGACGATTGCAACAGGGAAGCAGTGCACATTGAGATAGATACTTCTCTTACAAGCAGAAGGCTTATCAGCGTATTTGAGAAGATCAGCCTAGAGAGAGGATTACCGGAAGTACTTAGATGCGATAATGGCCCAGAGTTTCTGGGGGCAGAGTTCGTGTCTTGGGCTGAAGATGCTGGAATGAAGATTATGTATATCCAGCCAGGCAAACCGAACCAGAACGCCTACATAGAGAGATTTAACAGAACTTATCGTACTGAGGTTCTTGACCTGTATCTGTTTGATAATTTAGCAGAGGTAAGGGAAGTTACCTACTGGTGGATGATTGAGTACAACGAGGAACGTCCACACGATGCTCTTGACGATATGACACCGATAGAATATATGATGAAGAAACAGAAAACTCTAGTTTAG
- a CDS encoding class I SAM-dependent methyltransferase has product MDKKAQHNSEIVKQFSKQAIPFTKLPGHMDATQLLISFSKVDATDNVIDVACGPGLVVCEFAKHCKEITGIDITPEMIKLAKDRQRGKGIRNILWNIGDAYPLPYADNTFSLVITRYSFHHFLNPGEALKEIVSFPIE; this is encoded by the coding sequence ATGGATAAAAAAGCACAACATAACTCAGAAATAGTCAAACAATTCTCAAAACAGGCAATACCTTTCACCAAACTGCCTGGGCATATGGATGCGACTCAGCTTCTCATAAGTTTTTCCAAGGTAGATGCCACTGATAATGTAATTGACGTTGCATGTGGTCCCGGACTTGTAGTCTGCGAATTTGCAAAACACTGTAAAGAGATAACAGGTATAGATATTACACCGGAGATGATAAAGCTTGCCAAGGACAGACAGAGAGGGAAAGGTATCAGAAATATATTATGGAATATTGGTGACGCATACCCTCTTCCATATGCAGACAATACATTTTCACTGGTTATAACCAGATATAGCTTCCACCATTTTCTGAACCCGGGCGAAGCGCTGAAAGAGATCGTAAGCTTCCCCATTGAGTAG